A single Lysinibacter sp. HNR DNA region contains:
- the trpS gene encoding tryptophan--tRNA ligase, with translation MSNKPIIFSGMQPSSGSLHIGNYIGALTQWVEMQETFDAYFCVVNLHAITVPQDPAELAARTRLTAAQYIAAGIDPEKSTLFVQSHVPAHTELAWVLNTITGFGEAGRMTQFKDKSQRHGSDKSSVGLFTYPMLMAADILLYQANTVPVGEDQRQHVELTRNLAERFNSRYGHTFTIPTPQIQKETAKIYDLQDPESKMSKSAASEAGLLSILDDPAVTTKKIMRAVTDADGEIRFDRENKPGVSNLLTIFAVLSHRSVESVQNEFAGRGYGDFKKALAEIVAETFTPIRNRTNELLDDPAELDRILFTAAERANATANQTLNTVYDRVGLLRR, from the coding sequence ATGAGCAACAAGCCCATTATTTTTTCCGGCATGCAACCCTCCAGCGGTTCGCTACACATTGGCAACTACATTGGGGCTCTGACCCAGTGGGTGGAAATGCAAGAGACCTTCGACGCCTACTTCTGCGTGGTCAACCTGCACGCCATCACGGTGCCACAGGATCCGGCGGAGCTTGCCGCCCGCACCAGACTCACGGCGGCACAGTACATCGCGGCGGGAATCGACCCGGAAAAGTCCACACTTTTTGTCCAATCGCACGTTCCCGCGCACACAGAACTCGCCTGGGTTTTAAACACCATCACCGGCTTCGGCGAAGCGGGGAGGATGACGCAGTTTAAAGACAAGTCCCAGCGTCACGGTTCTGACAAATCGTCGGTGGGTCTCTTCACCTATCCCATGTTGATGGCGGCAGACATCCTGCTCTACCAGGCAAACACGGTTCCCGTGGGCGAGGATCAGCGCCAGCACGTTGAGCTCACCCGAAACCTAGCGGAGCGCTTTAACTCCCGCTACGGTCACACGTTCACCATACCCACCCCCCAGATCCAAAAAGAAACAGCCAAGATCTACGATCTCCAGGATCCGGAAAGCAAGATGTCAAAATCTGCCGCCTCGGAGGCCGGCCTGCTCAGTATCCTGGATGACCCCGCGGTCACCACCAAAAAAATTATGCGGGCGGTGACAGACGCTGACGGGGAAATCCGCTTTGATCGAGAGAACAAGCCGGGAGTCTCCAACCTCCTCACGATCTTTGCAGTTCTCTCGCATCGCAGCGTTGAGTCCGTGCAGAATGAGTTTGCAGGCAGGGGATACGGTGATTTCAAAAAGGCCCTGGCCGAGATCGTAGCCGAAACGTTTACGCCCATTCGTAACCGCACGAACGAACTGCTTGATGACCCGGCGGAGCTGGACCGCATCCTGTTTACCGCCGCTGAGAGGGCAAACGCAACCGCCAACCAGACGCTTAACACGGTCTACGACAGGGTCGGTCTCCTGCGCAGATAA